The Peribacillus sp. FSL E2-0218 genome contains a region encoding:
- a CDS encoding Cof-type HAD-IIB family hydrolase translates to MIKTIAIDMDGTLLNKMQKVSVENKEAIQKAQREGVEVIIATGRSYVEARFALDEANIDCPVISVNGAALFTKEGKIAASNPMSAATAKMVAEILEEQGIYFEIYTSQGIYSKNYEKSISVLVDIFVTANPEMDAERMRKFAEERLQLGQVTSISDYSELFSHSNVEYYKILSFSKDLDLLNQVASKLNGQGGVTVTSSGRENVEIMSTEAQKGTALEAYVKEKSGSMQETMAIGDNYNDVSMFERVGLAVAMGNAPLDIQKLCDEVTGKNDESGVAQAILKVLKQSAY, encoded by the coding sequence TTGATAAAGACGATTGCGATTGACATGGACGGAACATTATTAAACAAAATGCAAAAGGTCAGTGTGGAAAATAAAGAGGCGATCCAGAAGGCACAAAGAGAAGGGGTGGAAGTGATCATCGCCACTGGGAGATCATACGTCGAAGCAAGGTTCGCTTTAGATGAAGCGAATATCGATTGCCCTGTCATCTCTGTGAATGGGGCGGCCTTGTTCACAAAGGAAGGAAAGATTGCCGCTTCGAATCCAATGTCTGCTGCCACTGCAAAAATGGTCGCTGAAATCCTTGAGGAACAAGGGATTTATTTCGAAATTTATACGAGCCAGGGGATTTATTCCAAAAATTACGAAAAATCAATATCCGTTTTGGTGGACATATTCGTAACGGCCAATCCCGAGATGGATGCCGAGAGAATGAGGAAATTCGCAGAGGAGCGCTTGCAGCTTGGACAAGTTACATCGATCTCCGACTATTCCGAGCTATTCAGCCATTCTAATGTGGAATATTATAAAATCCTCAGCTTCTCCAAAGATTTAGATTTATTGAATCAAGTTGCTTCGAAATTGAACGGGCAAGGTGGAGTCACCGTCACCTCATCAGGACGTGAAAATGTGGAAATCATGAGTACGGAAGCCCAAAAAGGTACGGCGCTCGAAGCATATGTGAAGGAAAAATCCGGTTCCATGCAGGAAACGATGGCCATCGGCGATAATTATAATGATGTATCCATGTTTGAACGGGTAGGCTTGGCTGTGGCCATGGGAAATGCCCCGCTCGACATTCAAAAACTGTGTGATGAAGTGACAGGCAAGAATGATGAATCAGGTGTAGCGCAGGCAATATTGAAGGTGCTCAAACAGTCAGCCTATTAA
- a CDS encoding YojF family protein — protein MKPIDRTEVQNAIDSFAGKDVYLHLETTNGAYATHVDEAFFSAGAYIRNALIQYEHGKIVGDGPYRIGLKLNIGWVYAEGVNHFEVDEQGRLLVAGLDFSGKLAVSMQLSPTPFE, from the coding sequence ATGAAACCTATAGACCGCACCGAGGTGCAAAATGCTATTGATTCTTTCGCCGGAAAAGATGTATATCTTCACCTGGAAACGACAAATGGTGCCTATGCCACTCATGTAGATGAAGCCTTCTTTTCGGCAGGTGCTTATATTCGTAACGCTCTTATACAATATGAACATGGCAAGATCGTTGGGGACGGCCCCTACCGCATCGGCTTAAAGCTCAATATCGGCTGGGTATATGCAGAAGGCGTAAACCACTTCGAAGTGGATGAACAAGGAAGGTTGCTAGTCGCAGGTCTTGATTTTTCCGGAAAGCTTGCCGTCTCCATGCAGCTCAGTCCCACACCCTTTGAATGA
- a CDS encoding PRK06851 family protein: MTGKVMHYFAGGNTAKGFYSLYDSNLAGLERLFILKGGPGSGKSTIMKKIGQEWLDKNFDIEYLHCSSDNDSIDGVIIPALKIGLVDGTAPHVIEPKAPGAVEEYVNLGSAWNSQQLASERASIIRLTNARSKSFEKAYALFSEALKIHDEWEDIYKANIDFAKLNGLTNKLIEGFYRDIVLNKKADVRHRFLGAATPKGAVDFIPNITEGVQKRYFLKGRPGSGKSTMLKKIAKAAEQRGFDVEVYHCGFDPHSLDMVIVREVGIAIFDSTAPHEYFPSCEGDEIIDIYKTAILPGTDEIYADQIKDVSSRYREKMNEATASLAKAKELHDELEKIYVKAMDFTAIDDIRSDIHEQIIERAQAIDSQTILH; this comes from the coding sequence GTGACGGGAAAAGTGATGCATTATTTCGCCGGCGGCAATACCGCTAAAGGTTTTTATAGTTTATATGATTCGAATTTGGCAGGTTTGGAAAGATTATTCATTTTAAAAGGCGGACCTGGTTCGGGAAAATCGACCATCATGAAAAAAATCGGCCAGGAATGGCTGGATAAAAACTTTGATATCGAGTATTTACATTGTTCTTCCGATAATGATTCCATCGATGGGGTCATCATACCGGCTTTGAAAATCGGTCTTGTGGATGGGACCGCTCCGCATGTGATTGAACCGAAGGCACCAGGGGCTGTAGAGGAATATGTCAATTTGGGGTCAGCCTGGAATTCACAGCAGCTCGCTTCGGAAAGAGCGTCCATCATAAGGCTGACGAATGCGAGAAGCAAAAGCTTCGAGAAGGCCTATGCCCTTTTCTCCGAAGCATTGAAGATACATGATGAATGGGAGGACATCTATAAGGCAAACATCGACTTCGCTAAATTGAATGGGCTGACCAATAAATTGATAGAAGGCTTTTATCGAGATATCGTCCTTAATAAGAAGGCGGATGTTCGTCATCGTTTTTTAGGTGCCGCCACGCCAAAGGGAGCGGTCGATTTCATACCGAATATCACGGAGGGCGTACAGAAACGCTACTTTTTAAAAGGGCGTCCCGGTTCGGGAAAATCGACGATGCTGAAAAAGATTGCAAAGGCTGCGGAGCAAAGGGGCTTCGATGTGGAGGTGTATCATTGCGGTTTCGATCCGCATAGCCTGGACATGGTCATCGTCCGCGAGGTAGGTATCGCCATATTCGACAGCACAGCTCCTCATGAATATTTTCCGAGCTGCGAAGGTGATGAGATCATCGATATATATAAAACGGCGATCCTGCCGGGAACGGATGAAATTTATGCCGATCAGATCAAGGATGTTTCCTCCAGGTACAGGGAGAAGATGAATGAAGCGACAGCAAGCCTGGCCAAAGCAAAAGAGCTGCATGACGAACTTGAAAAAATTTATGTGAAAGCCATGGACTTTACTGCGATAGATGACATTCGTAGTGACATTCATGAACAGATCATTGAACGGGCGCAGGCGATTGACAGCCAAACGATCCTGCATTAA
- the bshB2 gene encoding bacillithiol biosynthesis deacetylase BshB2 yields the protein MEKERHVLVIFPHPDDEAFSVSGTVAIHREAGTPVTYLCLTLGEMGRNLGNPPFATRESLPKIRKKELIDAANAIGIEDLRMLGLRDKTIEFEDDEKLTSIFTDAINELNPSLIITFYPGYSVHPDHEATARAVVRAVERIEETKRPKLHCVAFSNNCIQELGQPDIIHDITAVEEKKVAAVTAHRSQTEAMVLDWKEKFENQDADFLEWIRKERLWTYKF from the coding sequence TTGGAAAAAGAACGTCATGTTTTAGTCATTTTCCCACATCCCGATGATGAAGCCTTCTCGGTTTCCGGTACGGTTGCCATCCATAGAGAAGCGGGCACACCTGTTACCTATTTATGCTTAACACTAGGAGAAATGGGACGTAATTTAGGCAATCCGCCATTTGCAACGAGAGAATCGCTCCCCAAAATCCGTAAAAAGGAATTGATCGATGCAGCAAATGCGATCGGCATTGAAGACTTACGCATGCTCGGCTTGCGTGATAAGACGATAGAATTCGAGGATGATGAAAAGCTGACGTCCATATTTACCGATGCCATCAATGAATTGAATCCATCATTGATCATCACGTTTTACCCAGGATACAGCGTCCATCCTGACCATGAAGCGACGGCGAGGGCCGTGGTTCGTGCCGTGGAAAGAATCGAGGAAACGAAACGTCCAAAACTTCATTGTGTCGCATTCTCCAACAACTGCATCCAAGAGTTAGGGCAACCTGACATCATCCATGATATCACTGCGGTCGAAGAGAAAAAAGTTGCTGCCGTTACGGCTCACCGTTCCCAAACGGAGGCGATGGTACTTGATTGGAAGGAAAAATTCGAAAATCAGGATGCCGATTTCCTAGAGTGGATACGCAAGGAACGATTATGGACCTATAAATTTTGA
- the moaD gene encoding molybdopterin converting factor subunit 1: MINVLLFAQLRDESGKESISIEGNGWSVDELKRKLKADYQLGSLETAMTAVNEEFADDDTILSDGDTVAFIPPVSGG, encoded by the coding sequence ATGATTAACGTGCTTTTATTTGCCCAATTGAGGGATGAATCAGGAAAAGAGTCCATTTCTATAGAAGGAAATGGCTGGAGTGTGGACGAGCTGAAAAGAAAATTGAAGGCGGACTATCAATTAGGGAGCCTTGAAACCGCAATGACGGCAGTCAATGAAGAATTTGCCGATGATGACACGATCTTATCGGACGGGGATACAGTGGCCTTCATTCCGCCTGTAAGCGGGGGCTGA
- the ybaK gene encoding Cys-tRNA(Pro) deacylase yields the protein MGASKTNAMRILDNHSIEYGMMSYDARDGKIDGITVAEKIGKAPGSVFKTLVTHSGPQQLYVFVIPVAAELDMKKAAKAAGAKKMEMLAVKDLQKNTGYIRGGCSPIGMKKQYPTFIDESASNLFEIIVSAGRIGTQIVLNPADFLEITQAESVALIK from the coding sequence ATGGGAGCCAGTAAAACGAATGCAATGCGAATTCTTGATAACCATTCAATCGAATATGGGATGATGAGTTATGATGCACGTGATGGAAAGATCGATGGAATTACCGTCGCCGAAAAAATCGGAAAGGCGCCTGGAAGCGTCTTTAAAACGCTCGTTACCCATAGCGGGCCGCAGCAGCTTTATGTTTTTGTGATTCCAGTAGCGGCCGAACTGGATATGAAAAAAGCGGCCAAGGCGGCAGGAGCGAAAAAAATGGAAATGCTCGCCGTCAAGGACCTTCAAAAAAACACCGGCTACATACGGGGGGGCTGTTCACCGATCGGCATGAAAAAGCAATACCCGACCTTCATCGATGAAAGTGCATCGAACTTGTTTGAAATCATCGTAAGCGCGGGGAGGATCGGCACCCAGATTGTCCTGAATCCGGCAGATTTCCTCGAAATCACGCAGGCGGAGTCCGTCGCTCTTATCAAATAG
- the gntK gene encoding gluconokinase, with protein MAGYMMGIDIGTTSTKVVLFSKGGEVVQSCSKGYPLHSPTPSVAEQDPEEIYKAVILAIAEVMIASEVGKDELGFLSFSSAMHSLIAMGKDGRPLTNSMTWADNRSVAYAEQLKASEQGMQLYHRTGTPIHPMSPITKIMWLRNEHPDIFEDTYKFIGIKEYIFYKFFNEYVMDHSLASATGMFNLNELKWDEEALSIAGIDADRLPALVPTTQVLSGLSTELAAAMNIQEGTPFVIGASDGVLANLGQNAIKPGVLAITVGTSGAVRTVSDRPLTDPKGRTFCYALTENHWVIGGPVNNGGITFRWARDQFGRVEIEKAKASGLDSYEILTDMASTIAPGSDGLIFHPYMAGERAPLWSADARGSFFGLALHHTRDHMVRAVLEGVMYNLYSVLLAVRELAGAPEKIHASGGFVRSKLWRQIMADVFNQNVTIPESFESSSLGAAVLGLYALGEIESLDEVEGMIGDTDELVPIEANVKVYEELMSIYLSVSRQLEADYSRIAEFQRRHLE; from the coding sequence ATGGCAGGTTATATGATGGGCATCGATATCGGCACGACAAGTACGAAGGTCGTTCTTTTTTCAAAAGGGGGGGAGGTCGTCCAATCATGTTCGAAAGGATATCCCCTTCATAGCCCTACCCCGTCCGTTGCTGAACAAGACCCCGAGGAAATATATAAAGCGGTCATCCTGGCGATAGCCGAAGTGATGATAGCAAGTGAAGTGGGCAAGGACGAACTGGGCTTCCTATCATTCAGTTCAGCGATGCATAGCTTGATCGCCATGGGGAAGGACGGCAGGCCGCTGACGAATAGCATGACTTGGGCAGATAACCGAAGTGTTGCTTATGCAGAGCAATTGAAGGCCTCGGAACAAGGGATGCAATTGTATCATCGGACAGGGACCCCCATTCACCCGATGTCCCCGATTACGAAAATCATGTGGTTAAGAAACGAGCATCCGGACATTTTTGAAGATACATACAAATTCATCGGAATCAAAGAATATATCTTTTATAAATTCTTCAATGAGTATGTGATGGATCACTCGCTAGCTTCCGCAACGGGTATGTTCAACTTGAATGAGCTGAAATGGGATGAAGAGGCACTTAGCATTGCCGGAATCGATGCGGACAGGCTGCCGGCGCTTGTCCCGACAACACAGGTCCTTTCTGGCTTAAGTACGGAATTGGCCGCAGCCATGAACATTCAGGAAGGCACCCCGTTCGTGATCGGTGCGAGTGATGGCGTACTTGCCAACTTAGGGCAAAATGCCATCAAGCCAGGGGTCCTGGCAATCACGGTCGGCACGAGCGGTGCAGTAAGGACCGTCAGTGATCGCCCGCTTACTGATCCAAAAGGCAGGACCTTCTGTTACGCTCTTACTGAAAATCATTGGGTGATCGGCGGGCCGGTCAATAACGGGGGCATCACCTTCCGCTGGGCTCGAGATCAATTTGGCCGTGTCGAAATTGAAAAAGCGAAGGCTTCCGGACTGGATTCTTATGAAATTTTGACGGATATGGCCTCGACTATTGCACCTGGATCGGATGGGCTCATTTTCCACCCGTATATGGCTGGGGAGCGTGCGCCATTATGGAGTGCCGATGCAAGGGGCTCCTTCTTTGGATTGGCCCTTCACCATACACGTGATCATATGGTCCGGGCGGTACTCGAAGGCGTGATGTATAACCTCTATAGTGTCCTCCTTGCTGTAAGGGAACTGGCTGGCGCACCCGAGAAGATCCATGCAAGTGGCGGGTTTGTCCGCTCGAAGCTGTGGCGTCAAATCATGGCTGATGTCTTCAATCAGAACGTGACGATCCCTGAAAGCTTTGAAAGTTCTAGCTTAGGGGCAGCCGTGCTTGGGCTTTATGCTTTAGGGGAAATCGAAAGCCTCGATGAAGTGGAAGGGATGATAGGCGATACGGATGAGCTTGTGCCGATCGAGGCTAACGTTAAAGTTTACGAAGAGCTGATGTCGATCTATTTATCCGTGAGCAGGCAATTGGAGGCTGACTACAGCCGCATTGCCGAATTTCAAAGACGCCATTTGGAATGA
- a CDS encoding MarR family transcriptional regulator, which translates to MPFHDGFFHQNLQFSRSFTKKLNEQLAKVDLFHSQWLIVFYLNQYGSSTLVEISNYLDVEKPTVTRTVNRLEERDLIEQIPGKDKRERRIQLTESGKRTFQEAKKVVEEFEHQLLSGMAEEDLEVTQKTLKFLKEKLKQL; encoded by the coding sequence ATGCCCTTCCATGATGGGTTTTTTCATCAAAATTTACAGTTCTCGAGGTCATTTACAAAAAAGTTGAACGAACAATTGGCTAAGGTTGATCTTTTTCATTCTCAGTGGTTGATTGTTTTTTATTTGAATCAATATGGGAGTTCGACGCTTGTGGAAATCAGCAACTATCTCGATGTGGAGAAGCCGACGGTTACACGGACGGTGAACCGTTTGGAGGAACGTGATTTAATCGAACAAATACCCGGGAAAGATAAGCGGGAACGGAGAATACAGTTAACGGAGTCCGGTAAAAGGACTTTTCAAGAGGCCAAAAAAGTGGTGGAGGAATTTGAGCACCAATTATTGAGTGGTATGGCCGAAGAGGATCTTGAGGTAACGCAAAAAACCTTGAAATTCTTGAAGGAAAAATTAAAACAATTGTAA
- a CDS encoding molybdenum cofactor guanylyltransferase translates to MESTMLLLAGGKSSRMGKNKALLTIAGDVNISRVASELKKVSDNVLVITNTFDDYRFLQLPLIADLHKDHGPLGGLHAGMTASQTQLHFLAACDMPFVSATVIHELMANYEPSFDAVIPEINGRLQPLFAVYHKTCLPVLTECLMSRELKMSRFLEKISVKIIREKDFKLYHENPECFQHVFFNMNTREDYQEAVHIKQTEWDIKGGRDEL, encoded by the coding sequence ATGGAATCGACGATGTTGCTTCTAGCTGGTGGAAAATCAAGCCGGATGGGCAAGAATAAGGCATTACTGACAATAGCTGGCGATGTGAACATTTCAAGAGTGGCATCCGAACTGAAAAAGGTGTCCGATAACGTGTTGGTCATTACGAATACATTCGACGATTATCGTTTTCTGCAACTTCCGTTAATTGCTGATTTACATAAAGATCATGGACCGCTTGGCGGCTTGCATGCAGGTATGACTGCCTCGCAAACTCAGCTGCACTTCCTTGCAGCCTGTGATATGCCCTTTGTGAGTGCCACTGTCATTCATGAATTGATGGCCAATTACGAGCCTTCATTCGATGCGGTCATTCCGGAGATAAATGGGCGGCTCCAGCCTCTTTTTGCGGTTTATCACAAAACCTGTCTCCCTGTACTGACGGAGTGTTTGATGAGCCGGGAATTGAAAATGAGCCGTTTTCTGGAGAAGATCTCGGTGAAAATCATTAGGGAAAAAGACTTTAAGCTATATCACGAAAACCCTGAATGTTTTCAACACGTATTCTTCAATATGAATACGAGGGAGGACTATCAAGAAGCTGTCCATATTAAGCAAACGGAATGGGATATAAAGGGTGGTAGAGATGAATTATAA
- a CDS encoding MFS transporter, with the protein MNQKPKLWTKDFLIVSSANFFLFLTFYVLMVTLTIYTIDQFHASQAQAGLASSIFVLGAVLVRPVAGKKIDQVGRKKMLFGSLILFLLASIGYFMVNGLFLLLIDRLIHGFAFGLATTATGTIAADIIPNERRGEGTGYFAMSTNLAMAFGPFIGLLITQHFSYSIIFYAASVFAAFALVASLFMNVPEGEKGKVSSRKGFKISDYFEKSALPIAIFIGFAGFTYSSILSYLTSFAKEMNLMDAASFFFVVFAVFLLASRPFTGRMFDVKGENAVIYPALIFYAVGMVILSQSHHGITLLVAGAFIGVGYGTFQSSCQAISIKEAPSNRMGLATSTFFTMYDFGIGVGPFLLGFLIPFTGFKGLFIGMSSFSFILIGIYFLVHGKKASSRKKLQAEERMSA; encoded by the coding sequence ATGAATCAAAAACCAAAGCTGTGGACGAAAGATTTTCTGATTGTGTCTTCAGCGAACTTTTTTCTCTTTTTAACTTTTTATGTGTTGATGGTGACATTGACGATTTACACGATCGATCAATTCCATGCGTCTCAAGCCCAGGCGGGACTCGCTTCAAGTATTTTTGTCCTTGGGGCTGTGCTGGTCAGACCGGTTGCCGGGAAGAAAATTGACCAGGTCGGCCGCAAAAAAATGCTTTTTGGTTCCTTGATTTTATTTTTGTTAGCTTCGATTGGCTATTTCATGGTCAATGGTTTGTTTCTTCTATTGATCGACCGGCTTATTCACGGTTTCGCTTTTGGTCTTGCGACGACTGCAACCGGAACGATTGCCGCAGATATCATTCCGAATGAAAGGCGTGGGGAGGGGACAGGGTATTTTGCGATGAGTACAAACTTGGCCATGGCTTTCGGTCCGTTTATCGGTTTGCTGATCACCCAGCATTTTAGTTATTCAATCATCTTCTATGCTGCCTCGGTGTTTGCCGCATTTGCTTTAGTCGCTTCGTTGTTCATGAATGTGCCAGAAGGCGAAAAGGGCAAAGTTTCATCACGAAAAGGGTTTAAGATCAGTGATTACTTTGAAAAAAGTGCCCTGCCGATTGCCATTTTCATCGGATTTGCCGGATTTACTTATTCGAGCATCTTGTCTTATTTAACATCGTTTGCAAAGGAAATGAATTTGATGGATGCCGCAAGCTTTTTCTTCGTCGTATTTGCCGTATTCCTGCTTGCGTCGCGACCGTTTACAGGACGGATGTTTGATGTGAAGGGGGAGAATGCGGTGATTTATCCGGCCTTGATTTTTTATGCGGTCGGCATGGTCATCCTCAGCCAATCCCATCATGGAATCACGCTTCTGGTAGCCGGTGCTTTTATCGGTGTTGGGTATGGTACGTTCCAATCAAGCTGCCAAGCGATTTCCATCAAGGAGGCACCGTCAAATCGGATGGGTTTGGCCACTTCCACGTTTTTCACCATGTATGATTTCGGGATTGGGGTTGGCCCGTTCCTATTGGGTTTCCTTATCCCATTTACCGGATTCAAAGGGTTATTCATCGGCATGTCGAGTTTCTCATTCATACTTATCGGAATTTATTTCTTGGTACATGGTAAAAAAGCCTCGAGCAGAAAGAAACTGCAGGCGGAAGAGCGGATGTCTGCTTAA
- the pdxK gene encoding pyridoxine/pyridoxal/pyridoxamine kinase — translation MTMKKAMTVAGSDSSGGAGLQADLKTFQEFGIYGMSALTTIVSMDPKNGWSHNVFPTPVNVLEAQIETILSIGIDAMKTGMLGSVEIIELVARKIDELKLDKVVIDPVMVCKGEDEVLHPETAVALRDLLVPRATVVTPNLFEAAQLAGTAPIKTIDDMKAAAEKIHALGAKYVLIKGGNKLDLDKAIDLLYDGKEFEILESEKIETTNTHGAGCSSSAAITAQLAEGKSPREAIHIAKDFITEAVRHSWKMNDYVGPVNHGAYHKYGNAQNTQK, via the coding sequence ATGACTATGAAAAAAGCTATGACAGTTGCTGGATCTGACTCCAGCGGCGGAGCAGGTCTTCAAGCTGATTTAAAGACATTTCAAGAATTCGGCATTTACGGTATGTCCGCTTTAACGACAATCGTGTCGATGGACCCTAAGAATGGCTGGTCCCATAATGTATTCCCTACACCAGTAAATGTTTTGGAGGCCCAAATCGAAACGATTCTATCAATCGGAATTGACGCCATGAAAACAGGTATGCTCGGTTCAGTTGAAATCATCGAACTCGTTGCCCGTAAAATTGACGAGTTGAAATTGGACAAAGTCGTAATCGACCCAGTTATGGTATGCAAAGGTGAGGATGAAGTATTGCACCCTGAAACAGCCGTGGCTCTGCGTGATCTACTCGTTCCGCGTGCAACGGTAGTGACGCCTAACCTTTTCGAGGCTGCCCAATTAGCAGGGACGGCGCCTATCAAAACGATCGATGATATGAAGGCTGCCGCCGAAAAAATACATGCACTTGGTGCAAAATATGTCTTGATCAAGGGTGGAAATAAGCTTGATCTTGATAAAGCCATCGACCTTCTCTATGATGGAAAAGAATTTGAAATCCTTGAATCCGAGAAAATTGAAACAACCAATACACATGGTGCCGGCTGTTCATCATCAGCGGCGATTACAGCGCAGCTGGCTGAAGGAAAAAGCCCGCGAGAGGCCATCCACATCGCGAAAGACTTCATTACAGAAGCGGTTCGCCATTCCTGGAAGATGAATGACTATGTAGGACCGGTCAACCATGGGGCATACCATAAATATGGAAATGCGCAAAACACACAAAAATAA
- a CDS encoding molybdenum cofactor biosynthesis protein MoaE, whose protein sequence is MNYKISKDPIVIQEVIDKVVKRNAGAVTTFIGTVREMTKGKKTLFLIYEAYEPMAIKKLEQIGAEIKERWPEAETAITHRVGKLDITDIAVVIAVSTPHRNDAYEANRYAIERIKEIVPIWKKEHWEDGETWVGNQLETLPYPSGKPKEMDIHD, encoded by the coding sequence ATGAATTATAAAATTTCAAAGGATCCGATCGTCATTCAGGAAGTGATTGATAAAGTAGTAAAACGAAATGCAGGTGCCGTCACGACCTTCATTGGGACGGTACGGGAAATGACCAAGGGCAAAAAGACCTTATTCTTAATTTACGAAGCCTATGAACCGATGGCGATCAAGAAATTAGAGCAAATCGGTGCGGAGATCAAGGAACGTTGGCCTGAAGCGGAAACGGCGATCACCCATCGTGTAGGTAAACTCGATATTACGGATATCGCAGTCGTCATTGCCGTCAGTACGCCGCATCGAAACGATGCATATGAGGCGAATCGGTATGCGATTGAAAGAATCAAGGAAATTGTCCCGATTTGGAAGAAGGAACATTGGGAAGATGGGGAGACGTGGGTCGGGAACCAGTTGGAGACCTTACCATATCCATCAGGAAAACCGAAGGAGATGGACATCCATGATTAA
- a CDS encoding PQQ-dependent sugar dehydrogenase — protein MKRWLLYFLMAALTLAGCNGKEEDSKTDPKPDKEVAGTLGQDPEVLVTNLHSPWSIQKVGSAMYVSERTGSIVEWNKGKLTRQPVELKKTLSSKAEAGLLGFLLTPDFSESRRAYAYYTYEDGSGNSINRIVSLQKDNDKWLERETLIDGIPSGDYHHGGRLKLGPDGMLYATTGDAKKPEIAQDTVSLGGKILRMNPDGTIPKDNPFANSYVYSYGHRNPQGLAWDDAGKLYESEHGESAHDEINEIDPGKNYGWPEIEGDQQKPDMINPLIHSGENTWAPSGLAYFDGKLFIAALRGESLKQYDIKSGKMTDIITNAGRIRDVFVDEEFLYFISNNTDGRGNPDETDDKLYRLPLSQLEGNMP, from the coding sequence TTGAAAAGATGGCTTCTATATTTCCTTATGGCTGCATTGACTCTGGCAGGTTGTAATGGCAAAGAAGAGGACAGCAAAACCGATCCAAAGCCTGATAAAGAAGTGGCGGGCACGCTTGGTCAAGATCCTGAAGTACTCGTGACGAATCTGCATTCCCCATGGTCGATCCAAAAGGTTGGGAGTGCGATGTATGTTTCAGAACGGACAGGCTCCATCGTGGAATGGAACAAGGGCAAGCTGACACGGCAACCGGTCGAGCTTAAGAAAACATTATCTTCAAAAGCGGAAGCTGGACTGCTTGGTTTTTTATTGACGCCCGACTTTTCTGAAAGCAGGCGAGCCTACGCCTATTATACGTACGAAGATGGCAGTGGGAATTCCATCAACCGAATCGTCTCCCTGCAAAAGGACAATGATAAATGGCTGGAGCGAGAAACGTTAATCGATGGAATACCAAGCGGTGACTACCATCACGGCGGACGCCTCAAGCTTGGCCCCGATGGCATGCTTTACGCAACAACAGGGGATGCCAAGAAACCGGAAATCGCACAAGATACTGTTTCATTAGGCGGGAAGATTTTGCGCATGAATCCAGACGGCACCATTCCTAAAGATAATCCTTTCGCAAATTCGTACGTCTATTCGTATGGCCATCGCAACCCGCAAGGACTGGCCTGGGATGATGCCGGGAAGTTATATGAAAGCGAGCACGGAGAGTCCGCTCATGATGAAATAAATGAAATTGATCCAGGCAAGAACTATGGCTGGCCGGAGATTGAAGGTGATCAGCAAAAACCGGATATGATCAATCCATTGATCCACTCAGGCGAAAACACTTGGGCCCCCTCCGGACTGGCCTATTTTGATGGGAAGCTATTTATTGCAGCCTTAAGAGGTGAATCGCTTAAGCAGTACGATATCAAGAGCGGCAAAATGACGGATATCATCACGAATGCCGGGCGGATCCGCGATGTCTTCGTGGATGAAGAATTCCTATACTTCATAAGTAACAATACGGACGGACGAGGAAATCCCGATGAAACAGATGATAAACTTTATCGTCTGCCCCTATCCCAATTAGAAGGAAATATGCCCTGA